One Flavobacterium sp. 90 DNA segment encodes these proteins:
- the smpB gene encoding SsrA-binding protein SmpB has protein sequence MLKTVNILNKRARFDYEIIDTYTAGIVLSGTEIKSIRLGKANITESFCEFSNLELFAINTYIEEYSFGNQFNHKSRSERKLLLNKKELKTLHKNVQAKGLTIVPLKLFTNEKGLAKLQIGLCKGKKNYDKRESLKEQDTKRDLDRIKKAYN, from the coding sequence ATGTTAAAAACAGTCAATATACTTAATAAAAGAGCTCGATTTGATTATGAGATAATCGACACTTATACTGCCGGAATTGTTTTATCCGGAACTGAAATTAAATCAATACGATTAGGCAAAGCTAATATTACCGAAAGTTTCTGCGAATTTAGTAATCTCGAACTTTTTGCGATCAATACCTATATAGAAGAATATTCTTTTGGAAATCAATTTAATCATAAATCCAGAAGTGAGAGAAAATTACTTTTGAATAAAAAAGAATTAAAAACTCTTCATAAAAATGTGCAGGCAAAAGGACTTACAATAGTTCCTTTAAAATTGTTTACCAATGAAAAAGGATTAGCAAAATTGCAAATTGGTCTTTGTAAAGGAAAGAAAAATTACGATAAGCGTGAATCTCTTAAAGAACAGGATACCAAACGTGATTTAGATCGAATAAAAAAAGCTTATAACTAA